The Impatiens glandulifera chromosome 3, dImpGla2.1, whole genome shotgun sequence genome contains a region encoding:
- the LOC124930530 gene encoding zinc finger MYM-type protein 5-like: MPKSDTDGVINQKILFPLNVDDLGNWDKLQNIRDFLVERDPKRYDDILFPLDNIGRHFNPSHYKRQLTNGEKSDRRWLMYSISMDKIFCFCCNLCKTQRTMEKLGYLADERYKDWKNISRCLNLHETSKDHIDCMTSWIELERRLQKKKTIDESVQVAINKEREDWKQVLKRIIAVVQRIAKNNLAL; the protein is encoded by the coding sequence ATGCCTAAAAGTGACACTGATGGAGTTATAAATCAAAAGATTTTGTTTCCTTTAAATGTTGATGATCTAGGAAATTGGGATAAATTGCAAAATATTAGGGACTTTTTGGTTGAAAGAGATCCTAAAAGAtatgatgatattttgtttcCTCTTGATAACATTGGAAGACATTTCAATCCATCACATTATAAGAGACAATTGACAAATGGTGAGAAAAGTGATAGAAGATGGTTAATGTACTCTATTTCTATGGACAAGATTTTCTGTTTTTGTTGCAATTTATGCAAAACCCAAAGAACCATGGAGAAACTTGGTTATCTAGCTGACGAAAGATACAAAGATTGGAAGAATATCAGCCGATGCCTCAATCTTCATGAAACTAGTAAAGATCATATTGATTGTATGACTAGTTGGATTGAATTAGAAAGAAGActtcaaaagaaaaagacaatTGATGAAAGTGTGCAAGTAGCAATTAACAAAGAGAGAGAAGATTGGAAACAAGTATTGAAGAGAATAATTGCAGTTGTGCAAAGGATTGCGAAAAATAACTTGGCACTTTGA